Sequence from the Gloeocapsopsis dulcis genome:
AACCGCAGAAACGTTTGATAGACATCTCTAGGAACTGCTAAGAAAAGTATTCGGTTTGGCTCTTCTGAAGCTTCTAAAGCGATGCGATAGTTTAAGAATTGCCCAAGAGCAGTATGAAATTCGGAAATAGCGGAACCGCTAGCAAAACTTTTCACTTCAACAGCAATTTTGCGCCCTGCTTTTTCGGCGGCGATCGCTTCTTCGGCGGCAAGGTCAATATAAATATCGGCAATACCATAGCGCAGACGATAGGGGTCGTGAGTAATCGTCCACCCATCTTTTTGCAGTGCCAGCTTAACTGTATCGTGAAAAATATCCCTCGCCATATTGCCCTATCGAACTAACGGCAGCCTGATCGTAAAGGTTGCGCCTTGTCCTTCTCCAACGCGTGCTACCCCGATCGTACCGTAGTGCAATTCAATCAGGTGACGAGCGATCGCCAACCCAATCCCCACCCCTCCTGGTGTATGGTGACTGGGGACTTCTGCTTGAGTAAAGCGATCGAAGACATAGGACAGAAAATCAGGATGGATGCCAATCCCTGTATCGCTGACGGTGATTATAATATCAGAGTCAAAGCGTTCTAACTGGATAGTGACCTTTCCTCCCTCTGGCGTAAATTTGATGGCATTGTCTAGCAAGTTGGCGATGACTTGTTTGAGGCGATCGCCATCGGCAAAAACATTTCCCTTTACCTCATTCGATATTGTTTTGATGAGTTGAATGCGCTTTGCCTCAGCCGCCTGACGAAAGGTTGTCGTCACGTTTTGTACCAGAGCAACTAAATCAACAACTTGAGATTTCAGGCGTAACTTTCCAGAGAGAATCGTCGCAACATCTAACAAATCCTTAATCAATTTGGCTTCGATTGTAGCGTTGCGCTCGATCGTTGCAAGTGCCTGAGCTGCCCTGGTTGCGTCAAAGGGTTGACTTTGCAGTAAGCGTGCCCAACCCAGAATCGATGCCAGGGGAGCTTGCAATTCATGGGTCACGGTCATGAGAAATTCATTTTTGAAGCGGTTAGTAGAGCGCTCAAAGCGCAGCCGTGCCAGTTCCAGATGCGTTTCAATC
This genomic interval carries:
- a CDS encoding XisH family protein, producing the protein MARDIFHDTVKLALQKDGWTITHDPYRLRYGIADIYIDLAAEEAIAAEKAGRKIAVEVKSFASGSAISEFHTALGQFLNYRIALEASEEPNRILFLAVPRDVYQTFLRFEPAKTVIDRYDVRLIIYNPEQEEIDQWIE